One genomic region from Stackebrandtia nassauensis DSM 44728 encodes:
- the pdxT gene encoding pyridoxal 5'-phosphate synthase glutaminase subunit PdxT has product MPVIGVLALQGDVPEHLAALERQHVKAVPVRRVEELDAVDALVIPGGESTAISKLLVAFDLLEPIRERLTRGMPALGSCAGMIMLASRVLDGRDDQQSLGALDITVRRNAFGRQVDSFETDVVLDGIDGGPFRTVFIRAPWVEDTGDDVEVIGRVSGGAADGKIVAVRAGTVMATAFHPEVTGDDRIHSAFVDLVRAATATAAEKQKEDR; this is encoded by the coding sequence ATGCCCGTCATCGGAGTGCTGGCCCTGCAAGGCGACGTCCCCGAACACCTGGCCGCGCTGGAACGCCAGCACGTCAAGGCGGTGCCGGTGCGCCGCGTCGAGGAACTCGACGCCGTCGACGCCCTGGTCATCCCCGGCGGTGAGTCCACCGCCATCAGCAAACTGCTGGTCGCCTTCGACCTCCTCGAACCGATCCGCGAACGCCTCACCCGCGGCATGCCCGCGCTGGGCTCGTGCGCGGGCATGATCATGCTGGCCAGCCGGGTGCTCGACGGCCGCGACGACCAGCAGAGCCTGGGCGCCCTCGACATCACCGTGCGCCGCAACGCCTTCGGCCGCCAGGTCGACTCCTTCGAGACCGACGTGGTCCTCGACGGCATCGACGGCGGCCCGTTTCGCACCGTCTTCATCCGGGCGCCGTGGGTCGAGGACACCGGCGACGACGTCGAGGTGATCGGTCGCGTGAGCGGAGGAGCGGCGGACGGTAAGATCGTCGCGGTGCGCGCCGGAACCGTCATGGCCACCGCGTTCCACCCGGAAGTGACGGGAGACGATCGCATCCACAGTGCCTTTGTCGACCTTGTCCGTGCCGCCACCGCCACCGCAGCCGAGAAGCAGAAAGAGGACCGATGA